In one Arachis duranensis cultivar V14167 chromosome 9, aradu.V14167.gnm2.J7QH, whole genome shotgun sequence genomic region, the following are encoded:
- the LOC107464455 gene encoding casein kinase 1-like protein 2 isoform X2 has translation MEPRVGNKFRIGRKIGSGSFGEIYLGTNIQTNEEVAIKLENIKTKHPQLLYESKLYKILQGGTGIPNVKWYGVEGEYNVLVMDLLGPSLEDLFNFCSRKLSLKTVLMLADQMINRVEFVHSKSFLHRDIKPDNFLMGLGRRANQVYIIDFGLAKKYRDTSTHQHIPYRENKNLTGTARYASMNTHLGIEQSRRDDLESLGYVLMYFLRGSLPWQGLKAGNKKQKYEKISEKKVSTSIESLCRGYPSEFASYFHYCRSLRFDDKPDYAYLKRLFRDLFIREGFQFDYVFDWTILKYQQSQVATPPARAVAPAAGPSSGMPSAVLNADGQSGGEDGRRIGWSSSDPTRRRHSGPIANDGILSRQKAQLINDSTGSKDAMARCCIQQP, from the exons ATGGAGCCTCGAGTTGGGAACAAGTTCCGTATCGGTCGGAAAATTGGTAGCGGATCCTTTGGAGAGATCTATCTCG GTACTAATATTCAAACAAATGAAGAGGTTGCGATTAAGCTT GAAAATATCAAAACCAAGCACCCTCAGTTGCTGTATGAATCAAAGCTGTATAAAATACTGCAAGGAGGAA CTGGGATCCCAAATGTGAAATGGTATGGCGTAGAAGGAGAATACAATGTGCTTGTGATGGATTTACTGGGCCCTAGTCTTGAGGATTTATTCAATTTCTGTAGTCGGAAATTGTCTCTCAAAACTGTTCTCATGCTTGCTGATCAGATG ATAAATCGAGTTGAATTTGTTCATTCAAAATCATTTTTGCATCGGGATATCAAGCCAGACAATTTCCTCATGGGTTTAGGGAGGCGTGCGAATCAA GTGTATATCATTGACTTTGGTCTCGCTAAGAAATACAGGGACACTTCTACACATCAGCATATTCCTTACAG AGAGAATAAGAATTTGACAGGAACGGCTAGGTATGCTAGCATGAATACTCATCTTGGAATCG AGCAAAGCCGCAGGGATGATTTAGAGTCACTTGGAtatgttcttatgtattttttaaggGGAAG TTTGCCTTGGCAGGGACTAAAAGCAGGAAATAAGAAACAGAAATATGAAAAAATCAGTGAGAAGAAAGTTTCTACTTCAATTGAG TCTCTCTGTCGTGGCTATCCCTCAGAATTTGCGTCATACTTCCATTACTGCCGGTCACTTAGGTTTGATGATAAACCAGATTACGCTTATTTGAAGAGACTTTTTCGTGACCTTTTCATTCGTGAAG GATTCCAGTTTGATTATGTGTTCGATTGGACCATATTGAAATATCAACAGTCTCAAGTTGCCACTCCTCCTGCCCGTGCTGTG GCTCCTGCTGCTGGACCAAGTTCTGGCATGCCATCAGCTGTTTTGAATGCTGACGGCCAGTCAg GTGGAGAAGATGGTAGGCGAATTGGTTGGTCTTCATCAGATCCTACCCGTAGAAGACACTCTGGACCCATTGCTAATGATGGAATCTTATCTAGACAAAAAGCCCAACTTATAAATGACTCGACTGGATCTAAAGATGCTATG GCGAGGTGCTGTATCCAGCAGCCGTGA
- the LOC127741502 gene encoding uncharacterized protein LOC127741502 produces the protein MSMRWTCPEMPKGDETMSDTPVENGIDDNVDEGPSNQRESGELAMVVYVAPEDPAQVDFSIPSFSLGITQMHILDSPPRSPVTNDQNATPEPESPENIKTKAVVDTLMPSGGVARPTGDDMNMIYKWVTDRRGAKNTTLAWIRNGDDVQLQRADLQSLGWRRRVSDTVVDYCCAMFNTSSNARFCTHFYCIPPRLMAIILTDDNIERFAGTNTGFVPVLSKFMGRGQHWFDAEKAKKVDYWFVPVYRDDHWWLYVLHRKTDNLWVLDSMHNGPHSERREKIDKYVGFLLQELAATVDSNVVFTAEGYECCYETRLQKQPNGWDCGVYVIKWMEMWDPKSLAEDELNMPIWTTAHLQQIRKEIVTDILICKDNISRSEVDGVLNVPCRHVEDKGKKKTLEDPWTNPRIRSLVRRAELAKKAKRNYKP, from the exons ATGAGTATGAGGTGGACATGTCCTGAAATGCCCAAAGGGGATGAGACAATGTCTGACACACCTGTTGAAAACGGAATAGATGATAATGTTGATGAAGGACCTTCGAATCAAAG GGAATCCGGAGAGCTTGCAATGGTAGTATATGTTGCACCAGAGGACCCAGCTCAAGTAGACTTTTCAATCCCGTCATTCTCGCTTGGCATCACTCAGATGCACATACTAGACTCACCGCCCAGATCTCCGGTAACAAATGATCAAAATGCGACTCCGGAACCTGAATCAccagaaaacataaaaacaaaagctGTGGTGGACACACTAATGCCATCTGGGGGTGTTGCAAGGCCGACAGGTGATGACATGAACATGATATACAAGTGGGTGACAGATCGGAGGGGTGCAAAGAATACCACACTTGCGTGGATTCGCAATGGCGATGATGTTCAGCTACAGCGAGCAGATCTTCAATCACTGGGATGGCGTAGAAGAGTAAGCGATACG GTGGTTGATTACTGCTGTGCCATGTTCAATACTTCGAGCAACGCAAGGTTTTGCACGCATTTTTACTGTATTCCACCGAGACTAATG GCCATAATATTGACTGATGATAACATTGAACGATTTGCCGGGACGAACACTGGTTTTGTCCCTGTTCTTAGCAAATTCATGGGCCGCGGGCAGCACTGGTTCGATGCGGAGAAAGCGAAAAAAGTTGATTAT TGGTTTGTTCCAGTGTACCGAGATGATCACTGGTGGCTATATGTACTCCATCGGAAGACTGATAACCTATGGGTGTTAGACTCTATGCACAATGGCCCACACTCGGAGCGCCgagagaaaatagataaatatgta GGCTTTCTTCTCCAAGAGTTGGCAGCAACTGTAGACTCGAATGTAGTATTCACAGCTGAGGGCTATGAATGTTGCTATGAAACAAGGCTCCAAAAACAGCCTAATGG GTGGGACTGTGGCGTATACGTCATTAAATGGATGGAAATGTGGGATCCAAAGAGCTTGGCAGAGGATGAATTGAATATGCCTATTTGGACGACG GCCCATCTGCAACAAATTCGAAAAGAAATTGTAACTGACATTCTAATTTGTAAAGACAACATCTCTAGGAGTGAGGTAGATGGTGTACTCAATGTACCATGTCGTCATGTGGAGGATaagggaaagaaaaaaactCTTGAAGATCCTTGGACGAACCCACGGATAAGATCACTGGTTCGAAGGGCAGAACTGGCTAAGAAAGCCAAACGGAACTATAAGCCATAA
- the LOC107464455 gene encoding casein kinase 1-like protein 2 isoform X1 — protein sequence MEPRVGNKFRIGRKIGSGSFGEIYLGTNIQTNEEVAIKLENIKTKHPQLLYESKLYKILQGGTGIPNVKWYGVEGEYNVLVMDLLGPSLEDLFNFCSRKLSLKTVLMLADQMINRVEFVHSKSFLHRDIKPDNFLMGLGRRANQVYIIDFGLAKKYRDTSTHQHIPYRENKNLTGTARYASMNTHLGIEQSRRDDLESLGYVLMYFLRGSLPWQGLKAGNKKQKYEKISEKKVSTSIESLCRGYPSEFASYFHYCRSLRFDDKPDYAYLKRLFRDLFIREGFQFDYVFDWTILKYQQSQVATPPARAVAPAAGPSSGMPSAVLNADGQSGGEDGRRIGWSSSDPTRRRHSGPIANDGILSRQKAQLINDSTGSKDAMLPSSNFFLSSGSNRRGAVSSSRDALVGGETEPSRPLTMESTQGALRKMSGPQRSSPITSSELNRPTSGRNPANGKNLESTVKGIESLHFNDERAQY from the exons ATGGAGCCTCGAGTTGGGAACAAGTTCCGTATCGGTCGGAAAATTGGTAGCGGATCCTTTGGAGAGATCTATCTCG GTACTAATATTCAAACAAATGAAGAGGTTGCGATTAAGCTT GAAAATATCAAAACCAAGCACCCTCAGTTGCTGTATGAATCAAAGCTGTATAAAATACTGCAAGGAGGAA CTGGGATCCCAAATGTGAAATGGTATGGCGTAGAAGGAGAATACAATGTGCTTGTGATGGATTTACTGGGCCCTAGTCTTGAGGATTTATTCAATTTCTGTAGTCGGAAATTGTCTCTCAAAACTGTTCTCATGCTTGCTGATCAGATG ATAAATCGAGTTGAATTTGTTCATTCAAAATCATTTTTGCATCGGGATATCAAGCCAGACAATTTCCTCATGGGTTTAGGGAGGCGTGCGAATCAA GTGTATATCATTGACTTTGGTCTCGCTAAGAAATACAGGGACACTTCTACACATCAGCATATTCCTTACAG AGAGAATAAGAATTTGACAGGAACGGCTAGGTATGCTAGCATGAATACTCATCTTGGAATCG AGCAAAGCCGCAGGGATGATTTAGAGTCACTTGGAtatgttcttatgtattttttaaggGGAAG TTTGCCTTGGCAGGGACTAAAAGCAGGAAATAAGAAACAGAAATATGAAAAAATCAGTGAGAAGAAAGTTTCTACTTCAATTGAG TCTCTCTGTCGTGGCTATCCCTCAGAATTTGCGTCATACTTCCATTACTGCCGGTCACTTAGGTTTGATGATAAACCAGATTACGCTTATTTGAAGAGACTTTTTCGTGACCTTTTCATTCGTGAAG GATTCCAGTTTGATTATGTGTTCGATTGGACCATATTGAAATATCAACAGTCTCAAGTTGCCACTCCTCCTGCCCGTGCTGTG GCTCCTGCTGCTGGACCAAGTTCTGGCATGCCATCAGCTGTTTTGAATGCTGACGGCCAGTCAg GTGGAGAAGATGGTAGGCGAATTGGTTGGTCTTCATCAGATCCTACCCGTAGAAGACACTCTGGACCCATTGCTAATGATGGAATCTTATCTAGACAAAAAGCCCAACTTATAAATGACTCGACTGGATCTAAAGATGCTATG TTGCCAAGTTCTAATTTCTTCCTCTCAAGTGGATCTAACAGGCGAGGTGCTGTATCCAGCAGCCGTGATGCGCTCGTTGGTGGTGAGACAGAGCCCTCTCGTCCCCTCACCATGGAATCTACTCAAGGTGCACTTCGAAAAATGTCCGGCCCTCAAAGAAGTTCACCCATCACATCATCTGAGCTCAACCGACCAACCTCTGGCAGAAACCCAGCAAATGGAAAGAATTTGGAGTCCACTGTTAAAGGCATAGAAAGCCTGCATTTCAATGATGAGAGGGCACAGTATTAG
- the LOC107464332 gene encoding probable phospholipid-transporting ATPase 4 — translation MAHKRIRERLRRSALYTFACLGNRATEDDQPHALHGAGYTRTVHCNQPHLHEIKPPYYCKNNISTTKYNVITFLPTALFEQFRRVANIYFLLAALLSVFPISPFSPISMIAPLAFVVGLSMAKEALEDSRRFLQDVTVNNRKVNHHTGNGVFEPKAWKDIRVGDVVKVEKDEFFPADLLFLSSSYEDGICYVETMNLDGETNLKVKRSLEATLGLDSDETFKDFTGTIQGEDPNPSLYTFVGNFDYERQVYPLDPSQILLRDSKLRNTDHIYGVVIFTGHDTKVMQNSTRSPSKRSTIEKKMDLIIYILFAVLVIISVVSSVGFMIKTKYKAPNWWFLRPDNIEVQYDPQKLGLAGLSHLVTALILYGYLIPISLYVSIEIVKVLQASFINQDIHMYDEETGTAADARTSNLNEELGQVDTILSDKTGTLTCNQMDFLKCSIAGVAYGVRASDVEVAAAKQMASEVDKDGEESDVNENYSSSESGGSKRPPIKGFGFEDDRLMNGNWVKEANVDDLLLFFRILAVCHTAIPDYNEVTGSFTYEAESPDEGAFLAAAREFGFEFCRRTQSSVFIREKYTNPGQVVERXXXXXXLLNLLDFSSKRKRMSVIVRDEEGNIILMCKGADSIIFDRLAKTGKKYLESTTRHLNEYGEAGLRTLALSYKRLDEEEYSAWNNEFQKAKTSVGVDREATLERVSEMMEKDLILVGATAVEDKLQKGVPQCIDKLAQAGLKIWVLTGDKMETAINIGFACSLLRQGMKQICITIPNLDAMPASDSTKEAIKDNILNQITNASQMIKLEKDPHAAFALIIDGKTLTYALEDDMKRLFLALAVDCASVICCRVSPKQKALVTRLVKEGTKKTTLAIGDGANDVGMIQEADIGVGISGVEGMQAVMASDFAIAQFRFLERLLVVHGHWCYKRIAQMICYFFYKNIAFGLTIFYFEAFTSFSGQSVYDDWYMILFNVVLTSLPVISLGVLEQDVPSEVCLQFPALYQQGPTNLFFDWYRILGWMANGVYSSITIFFFNIIIFYDQAFRSDGQTADMAAVGTSMFSSIIWAVNCQIALTMSHFTWVQHVFVWGSIATWYIFLFLYGALSPTYSKNAYKILVESLGPAPIYWIATFLISVSCFLPYLTHIAIQRCFNPMDHHIIQEIKYYKKDIEDRHMWKRERSKAKQETKIGFTARVDAKIRQIKEKLHIKQQQQQQHSTLTSSTTQSPSLL, via the exons ATGGCACACAAGAGAATAAGAGAACGGCTTCGAAGAAGCGCACTTTACACGTTTGCATGTCTCGGAAACCGTGCAACAGAAGATGACCAACCTCACGCGCTTCACGGCGCGGGATACACACGCACCGTGCATTGCAACCAACCACACCTTCATGAAATCAAACCCCCTTACTATTGCAAGAACAACATTTCTACAACCAAATACAATGTTATCACGTTTCTTCCAACCGCACTCTTTGAACAATTCAGAAGGGTCGCTAACATTTACTTTCTTTTAGCGGCACTTCTCTCTGTCTTCCCAATCTCTCCCTTTAGCCCAATAAGCATGATCGCGCCTTTGGCGTTTGTAGTGGGGCTTAGTATGGCCAAGGAAGCATTGGAAGATTCTAGAAGGTTCCTTCAGGATGTCACGGTTAATAACCGGAAAGTGAATCACCATACCGGAAACGGTGTTTTTGAACCCAAGGCATGGAAGGATATTAGGGTTGGTGATGTTGTTAAAGTAGAAAAAGATGAATTCTTCCCTGCGGATCTTCTTTTCTTGTCATCAAGCTATGAGGATGGGATTTGTTACGTTGAGACAATGAATTTAGATGGCGAAACGAATCTAAAGGTGAAAAGATCTTTGGAAGCTACCTTGGGTCTTGACAGTGATGAAACTTTTAAGGATTTTACTGGAACGATTCAAGGTGAAGATCCGAATCCGAGTTTATACACTTTCGTTGGGAACTTTGATTATGAACGACAGGTTTATCCTCTTGATCCGAGTCAAATTCTGCTCCGTGATTCTAAGCTTAGAAACACTGATCACATTTATGGAGTTGTGATTTTCACTGGTCATGACACGAAAGTGATGCAGAATTCAACACGTTCTCCTTCGAAAAGAAGCACCATTGAAAAAAAGATGGATTTAATCATATACATTCTCTTCGCTGTTCTTGTTATCATATCGGTTGTGAGTTCCGTAGGGTTCATGATAAAGACGAAGTACAAGGCACCGAACTGGTGGTTCTTGAGGCCTGATAATATTGAAGTTCAGTATGATCCACAGAAGCTTGGATTGGCTGGGTTGAGTCATTTGGTAACTGCACTGATTCTCTATGGATACTTGATTCCAATCTCGCTTTATGTTTCGATTGAGATTGTGAAGGTTTTACAAGCAAGCTTTATTAACCAAGATATTCACATGTATGATGAAGAAACTGGGACTGCAGCTGATGCAAGAACTTCGAATTTGAATGAAGAGTTGGGTCAAGTTGACACCATTCTTTCTGATAAAACTGGAACGTTGACATGCAACCAGATGGACTTTTTGAAATGCTCCATTGCTGGTGTTGCGTACGGTGTTCGTGCAAGCGATGTTGAAGTCGCTGCGGCGAAACAAATGGCATCGGAGGTTGACAAAGATGGAGAGGAGAGTGATGTTAATGAGAATTATAGTAGTTCAGAGAGTGGCGGTTCAAAAAGGCCTCCAATAAAAGGGTTTGGTTTTGAGGATGATCGTTTGATGAATGGAAACTGGGTGAAAGAGGCTAACGTGGATGaccttttgttgttttttcgaATATTGGCGGTTTGTCATACCGCCATTCCTGATTATAATGAAGTAACTGGGAGTTTTACATATGAAGCGGAGTCACCTGATGAAGGTGCTTTTCTTGCTGCAGCAAGAGAATTTGGGTTTGAGTTTTGTAGAAGGACTCAGTCAAGTGTTTTCATACGTGAAAAATATACTAATCCTGGACAAGTCGTTGAAAG AANNNNNNNNNNNNNNNAACTCTTGAATTTGCTTGATTTCTCAAGTAAAAGAAAACGTATGTCAGTGATTGTGAGAGATGAAGAAGGAAACATTATTCTTATGTGTAAGGGGGCTGACAG TATCATATTTGATCGTTTGGCAAAGACTGGAAAAAAGTATTTAGAGTCTACAACTAGACATTTAAATGAATATGGAGAAGCCGGGTTGCGAACACTAGCCTTGTCTTATAAAAGGCTTGATGAGGAAGAATACTCTGCTTGGAACAATGAGTTTCAGAAAGCTAAAACTTCTGTTGGCGTTGACAGAGAAGCAACACTTGAGCGCGTTTCAGAGATGATGGAAAAAGACTTGATTCTTGTTGGAGCTACAGCTGTGGAAGATAAGCTCCAAAAAGGG GTTCCCCAGTGCATTGACAAACTTGCCCAGGCAGGGCTTAAGATCTGGGTATTGACAGGGGATAAAATGGAAACAGCAATCAACATTGGATTTGCATGCAGTTTGCTACGACAGGGCATGAAGCAGATCTGTATAACTATTCCTAATTTAGATGCAATGCCGGCCAGTGATAGCACCAAAGAG GCCATCAAAGATAACATTTTGAACCAAATTACGAATGCATCACAAATGATAAAGCTAGAGAAGGATCCTCATGCTGCATTTGCATTAATTATTGATGGAAAAACTTTGACCTATGCTTTAGAAGATGATATGAAGCGCCTATTCCTTGCATTGGCCGTTGATTGTGCATCAGTCATATGCTGTCGTGTCTCTCCCAAGCAAAAGGCATTG GTAACAAGGTTAGTGAAAGAAGGAACCAAGAAGACCACACTAGCAATAGGTGATGGTGCAAATGATGTTGGCATGATTCAAGAAGCAGATATTGGTGTTGGAATCAGTGGGGTTGAAGGGATGCAG GCGGTGATGGCTAGTGACTTCGCTATTGCTCAGTTTCGGTTTTTAGAGAGACTTCTCGTGGTCCATGGACACTGGTGTTATAAGAGAATTGCACAAATG ATATGTTATTTCTTCTACAAGAACATAGCATTTGGACTAACCATATTCTATTTTGAGGCCTTCACAAGCTTCTCTGGTCAATCAGTTTATGATGACTGGTACATGATATTGTTCAACGTTGTTCTAACATCCTTACCTGTCATTTCACTTGGAGTTTTAGAACAAGATGTTCCATCAGAAGTTTGCTTACAG TTTCCTGCACTGTATCAGCAAGGACCAACAAATTTATTCTTTGATTGGTATAGAATACTGGGATGGATGGCCAACGGTGTTTACTCCTCAATAACCATCTTTTTCTTTAACATCATAATCTTCTACGACCAAGCATTCCGGTCCGACGGTCAAACCGCCGATATGGCCGCCGTGGGCACCTCAATGTTCAGCAGCATCATTTGGGCCGTGAACTGCCAAATTGCCCTAACAATGAGCCACTTCACATGGGTTCAACATGTGTTTGTTTGGGGAAGCATAGCCACTTGGTacatcttcctcttcttataTGGTGCCCTTTCACCAACATACTCCAAGAATGCctataaaatattggttgaatCTCTTGGACCTGCACCCATTTATTGGATAGCAACGTTCTTGATATCAGTTTCTTGCTTCCTTCCATATCTAACTCACATAGCTATCCAAAGATGTTTCAATCCCATGGATCATCATATTATACAAGAGATTAAGTACTACAAGAAGGATATTGAAGATAGACACATGTGGAAGAGGGAGAGATCTAAGGCTAAACAAGAGACAAAGATTGGATTCACTGCAAGAGTTGATGCTAAGATAAGACAGATTAAAGAAAAGTTACATATAaagcaacagcaacaacaacaacattctACCCTTACCAGTTCAACAACCCAATCACCCTCCTTATTGTAA